In Streptomyces nojiriensis, one genomic interval encodes:
- a CDS encoding bifunctional metallophosphatase/5'-nucleotidase: protein MAFDRRTFLGSTAATGAAVALAGATGSPAAAAVQEVKGSGSGARTYAFTVMGTTDLHGNVFNWDYFTDKEFDDKAHNDVGLAKISTLVNQVRAEKGRRNTLLIDAGDTIQGTQLSYYYAKVDPITARRGPVHPMAQAMNAIGYDAAALGNHEFNYGIPVLRKFEEQCDFPLLGANALDARTLRPAFAPYSMHKLRTPCGRDVKVAVLGLTNPGIALWDKANVQGKMTFPGLEEQAAKYVPKLRSMGADVVIVSAHSGSSGTSSYGDQLPYVENAAALVAEQVPGIDAILVGHAHTEIPEYRVKNKATGKDVVLSEPLKRGQRLTLFDFELSWVKGRWSVAKVAAKVLNSNTVAEDPKITGLLSDEHRKVVAYVNQVIGTSTQAMSSAEGPVKDVAIIDLINHVQAETVKGALAGSEWAALPVLSQASCFSRTAAIPSGQVTIKDAAGLYPFENTMEARLLTGAQVKDYLEYSARYYVQTAPGVPVDPAKLTNAEGVPDYNYDAVYGLVYDIDIAQPVGSRITGLSFQGKPVDPAAQFVLAVNNYRASGGGNFPHVPQAKQVWANSDEIRNTIIQWVKAKGTVDPAQFASVDWRLTRAGVAVF from the coding sequence ATGGCGTTCGACCGTAGGACTTTCCTGGGTAGCACGGCGGCGACGGGTGCTGCGGTGGCGTTGGCGGGGGCCACGGGCTCTCCGGCCGCGGCGGCCGTGCAGGAGGTGAAGGGGTCCGGGTCCGGGGCGCGGACGTACGCGTTCACGGTGATGGGTACGACCGACTTGCACGGCAATGTCTTCAACTGGGACTACTTCACGGACAAGGAGTTCGACGACAAGGCGCACAACGACGTCGGTCTGGCGAAGATTTCCACGTTGGTGAACCAGGTGCGGGCGGAGAAGGGGCGGCGCAACACGCTGCTGATCGACGCGGGTGACACGATCCAGGGCACGCAGCTTTCGTACTACTACGCGAAGGTGGATCCGATCACCGCGCGGCGGGGTCCGGTGCACCCGATGGCGCAGGCGATGAACGCGATCGGTTATGACGCGGCGGCGCTGGGGAACCACGAGTTCAACTACGGCATACCGGTGCTGCGGAAGTTCGAGGAGCAGTGTGATTTCCCGCTGCTGGGGGCGAACGCGCTGGATGCGCGGACGCTGCGGCCGGCGTTCGCGCCGTACAGCATGCACAAGCTGCGCACGCCGTGCGGGCGGGACGTGAAGGTGGCGGTGCTGGGGCTGACGAACCCGGGTATCGCGTTGTGGGACAAGGCGAACGTGCAGGGCAAGATGACGTTCCCGGGGCTGGAGGAGCAGGCGGCGAAGTACGTGCCGAAGCTGCGGTCGATGGGTGCCGATGTGGTGATCGTGTCGGCGCATTCGGGTTCGAGCGGTACGTCGTCGTACGGGGACCAGTTGCCGTACGTGGAGAACGCGGCGGCGCTGGTGGCGGAGCAGGTGCCGGGGATCGACGCGATCCTGGTGGGGCACGCGCACACGGAGATTCCCGAGTACCGGGTGAAGAACAAGGCGACCGGCAAGGACGTGGTGCTGTCCGAGCCGCTGAAGCGGGGTCAGCGGCTGACGCTGTTCGACTTCGAGCTGTCGTGGGTGAAGGGCCGCTGGTCGGTGGCGAAGGTCGCGGCGAAGGTGCTGAACTCGAACACGGTGGCGGAGGACCCGAAGATCACGGGGTTGCTGTCGGACGAGCACCGCAAGGTCGTGGCGTACGTGAACCAGGTGATCGGTACGTCGACGCAGGCGATGTCGTCGGCGGAGGGGCCGGTCAAGGATGTCGCGATCATCGATCTGATCAACCATGTGCAGGCGGAGACGGTGAAGGGGGCGCTGGCCGGTTCGGAGTGGGCGGCGCTGCCGGTGCTGTCGCAGGCGTCGTGTTTCTCGCGGACGGCGGCGATCCCGTCGGGTCAGGTGACGATCAAGGATGCGGCGGGTCTGTATCCGTTCGAGAACACGATGGAGGCGCGGCTGCTGACGGGTGCGCAGGTGAAGGACTATCTGGAGTACTCGGCGCGGTACTACGTACAGACGGCGCCGGGTGTTCCGGTGGATCCGGCGAAGCTGACGAACGCCGAGGGCGTGCCGGACTACAACTACGACGCGGTGTACGGGTTGGTGTACGACATCGACATCGCGCAGCCGGTGGGTTCGCGGATCACGGGGTTGTCGTTCCAGGGGAAGCCGGTGGATCCGGCGGCGCAGTTCGTGCTGGCGGTGAACAACTACCGGGCTTCGGGTGGCGGTAACTTCCCGCACGTTCCGCAGGCGAAGCAGGTGTGGGCGAACTCGGACGAGATCCGTAACACGATCATCCAGTGGGTGAAGGCGAAGGGGACGGTCGATCCGGCGCAGTTCGCGTCGGTGGACTGGCGTCTGACGCGGGCCGGGGTCGCGGTTTTCTAG
- a CDS encoding ALF repeat-containing protein codes for MKFSRIAAAVTTAALAPAVLIASPAFAAGPDAPANGNHPAPTTPDQTVPDQTTPDQTAPDQAEEDRKTILAIIAHPMASEFMQEAGRKAIADGPKAMRKFIEVDQHNIRMDDYRIEILRLLPGAGPGLKEGINKVLSNGNTIEKLRHFYDVTQHELRDDDNKVEISRLIGTGGTGVKEAGKKALQGTPADRAEFLKTGRHLAQAQDDLVELARIDEGWDGPILTEAIGKLMNGSPTPAELRHFLEVTQYELRDQDNRVAIAKIIDGGGPELVKAGRAALAGTPADRTGFLKTGQHEARAKDQAAKDNEKPTPGKDGKDGKGGDGNGTGTDSGTGGTTGTGTTGTGNTAVTGQGHNGSPLATTGAGDHTTLIAGGAGTALAAGAGLLLAARMRRAGAAR; via the coding sequence GTGAAGTTTTCCCGGATCGCCGCAGCGGTCACCACCGCTGCCCTTGCTCCGGCCGTCCTCATCGCGTCACCGGCGTTCGCCGCCGGCCCCGACGCCCCGGCCAACGGCAACCACCCGGCACCGACCACGCCGGACCAGACCGTGCCGGACCAGACCACGCCGGACCAGACCGCGCCCGACCAGGCCGAAGAGGACCGCAAGACCATCCTCGCGATCATCGCCCACCCGATGGCCAGCGAGTTCATGCAAGAAGCCGGCCGCAAGGCCATCGCCGACGGCCCCAAGGCCATGCGCAAGTTCATCGAAGTCGACCAGCACAACATCCGCATGGACGACTACCGCATCGAGATCCTGCGCCTCCTCCCGGGCGCCGGCCCCGGCCTGAAGGAGGGCATCAACAAGGTCCTCAGCAACGGCAACACCATCGAAAAGCTCCGCCACTTCTACGACGTGACCCAGCACGAGCTGCGCGACGACGACAACAAGGTCGAGATCTCCCGGCTCATCGGCACCGGCGGCACCGGCGTGAAGGAAGCCGGCAAGAAGGCACTCCAGGGCACCCCCGCCGACCGCGCGGAGTTCCTGAAGACCGGCCGCCACCTCGCCCAGGCCCAGGACGACCTGGTCGAGCTGGCCCGCATCGACGAGGGCTGGGACGGCCCGATCCTGACCGAGGCCATCGGCAAGCTCATGAACGGATCGCCGACCCCGGCCGAGCTGCGCCACTTCCTGGAAGTGACCCAGTACGAGCTCCGCGACCAGGACAACCGCGTCGCCATCGCGAAGATCATCGACGGTGGCGGTCCGGAACTCGTCAAGGCCGGCCGTGCCGCCCTCGCCGGCACCCCCGCCGACCGGACCGGGTTCCTCAAGACGGGCCAGCACGAAGCCCGCGCCAAGGACCAGGCCGCCAAGGACAACGAAAAGCCGACCCCCGGCAAGGACGGCAAGGACGGCAAGGGCGGTGACGGCAACGGCACCGGAACGGACTCCGGCACCGGCGGCACCACCGGCACCGGCACCACCGGCACCGGCAACACCGCCGTCACCGGCCAGGGCCACAACGGTTCCCCCCTCGCCACCACCGGCGCGGGCGACCACACCACCCTGATCGCCGGCGGCGCGGGCACCGCGCTCGCCGCCGGCGCCGGACTGCTCCTCGCCGCCCGCATGCGCCGCGCAGGCGCCGCACGCTGA